In one window of candidate division KSB1 bacterium DNA:
- a CDS encoding carbohydrate kinase family protein — protein MERNYDVAVVGHICLDIIPQIPDTGIRDIVELFKPGKLIQVNAARISTGGPVSNTGIALKKLGLRVAFLSRVGKDQFGELILNLLSQQGQTSGISVSPTDRTSYTIVIAPPGIDRIFLHDPGANDRFSSADLDVELIRQSRSFHFGYPPIMANCYENRGEELVKIFQIAKAAGATTSLDMALPDPNSPSGRAPWRTILTNLLPYVDIFMPSIEEVFFMLDPIAYFEVKQQAGTRDVVDFIDPKDYRRLATECLALGSKVVFIKAGHRGSYILTKELDRCQDFGAAPPKDRMNWSRRELWCPAFKVDKIASATGSGDSAIAGFLAAYLRGYSIEKTLHYANCVGYQNLHELDAVSGIKDWQQTTDMVESGKLTPIGIPLAPNDWKWDQASRLWIGRQDSRW, from the coding sequence TTGGAACGGAATTACGATGTTGCGGTCGTTGGTCATATCTGTCTTGATATCATTCCTCAAATTCCAGACACTGGCATTCGTGATATTGTCGAACTGTTTAAGCCTGGCAAATTGATTCAGGTGAATGCGGCTCGAATCAGCACCGGTGGGCCGGTTTCAAACACGGGTATCGCATTAAAAAAGCTGGGACTCAGGGTCGCTTTTTTGTCCCGTGTGGGGAAGGACCAATTTGGAGAATTGATACTAAACTTATTGTCGCAACAGGGGCAAACCTCGGGCATTTCGGTTTCGCCCACGGACCGAACCTCATATACCATTGTCATCGCTCCGCCAGGCATCGATCGTATTTTCCTTCATGATCCTGGGGCAAACGACCGTTTCTCCAGCGCTGATCTGGATGTGGAACTGATTCGGCAATCGCGATCGTTTCATTTCGGTTACCCGCCGATCATGGCCAATTGCTATGAGAATAGGGGGGAAGAACTGGTGAAAATTTTTCAGATCGCGAAAGCTGCCGGCGCAACTACTTCCTTAGATATGGCGCTACCTGATCCCAATAGCCCCAGCGGTCGAGCTCCATGGCGGACCATCCTCACCAATCTGTTACCTTACGTTGATATTTTCATGCCCAGTATCGAAGAAGTGTTCTTCATGTTAGATCCAATTGCTTATTTCGAGGTCAAGCAGCAAGCTGGCACAAGGGATGTTGTGGATTTCATCGATCCCAAAGATTACCGGCGCTTGGCGACCGAGTGTTTGGCGCTCGGTAGCAAGGTGGTGTTCATTAAAGCTGGGCATCGTGGCTCTTACATTCTGACAAAAGAATTGGATCGCTGCCAGGATTTTGGCGCTGCACCCCCGAAAGATCGAATGAATTGGTCGCGGCGAGAGTTATGGTGTCCAGCGTTCAAAGTTGACAAAATTGCTAGCGCTACAGGCTCCGGCGATTCAGCCATCGCTGGCTTCCTCGCGGCCTATCTTAGAGGCTATTCTATCGAAAAGACTTTGCATTATGCCAATTGCGTGGGCTATCAAAATCTCCACGAGTTAGATGCTGTCAGTGGGATCAAAGATTGGCAGCAAACCACAGATATGGTGGAGAGCGGCAAACTCACACCCATAGGAATCCCCCTTGCACCGAATGATTGGAAGTGGGATCAGGCATCGCGACTTTGGATCGGTCGGCAAGATAGTAGATGGTGA